In the Helianthus annuus cultivar XRQ/B chromosome 11, HanXRQr2.0-SUNRISE, whole genome shotgun sequence genome, one interval contains:
- the LOC110888023 gene encoding uncharacterized protein LOC110888023: MDSNSKTPAEVMMPWVGLYVAIASFICVIAMAADAVQAVWQWKLWFPNRFFTLNAATITLIAIAMKLPVNLSTDLSDKKMVSMFFLVTMLANFLPSLGLMDDKELLMNIVALAILLITIVVNMGIQIYLSSYWVAYLIYILPLLILWPFSVALTVPSMRKKLEHRYNESQQLVSIHQEKMFSAEELKLYVKKYWMMTETRNLQFVIACSPVSSAFGVICVLFALNSSYDLTYVINFKEYDYQYEGSDYKWSLMIIHIVQLVGVVVGSIAPILRCFTSIGHYSLSKKLSKNHLNVFRVEKHWIERLQQWKRNHVHSHIPGRYLKIVFHYVKNAFLNFCLALHIVVLVICKTIVLVPRAFLILLSCCWYLFKSVLEWLKKVATTSNGNMSSEIEEYARYVIHIEEEAKLSKRILRNTLRSITELLNAEKEPRNLLMLLEKSKGFIGVVEFDNDLVQPLYPEETHNCWSLVVVTLTTIAIALPNIANGHFKGLLAGMSEGLKIVRHIEDCLDADGELVSAIKSARRVWKEVEVYRKWLKIDLQNKAHEDKTSKEILKWLGDEGEKIMKRFMSNKKSSIDRSPYKFVLASSMYRISTSILLHLNAQEISLNDEDLFEWISTIIADILFACFTNLPRVIKMKCHHNEIEKRGDNIRIAAQLLGKSKEILKILEARTLPNIDQDSMAYIDKWRVLPKIQLTNGGASTNEIYQDHHVVELLAGV; the protein is encoded by the coding sequence ATGGATTCAAATTCGAAAACTCCTGCAGAAGTCATGATGCCATGGGTGGGCTTGTATGTTGCTATAGCATCTTTCATATGCGTCATTGCAATGGCAGCCGATGCGGTCCAAGCAGTATGGCAATGGAAGCTCTGGTTTCCAAATAGATTTTTCACTCTCAATGCTGCAACAATCACACTTATCGCAATTGCAATGAAGCTACCGGTGAATCTAAGTACTGACCTTTCCGACAAAAAGATGGTAAGCATGTTTTTCTTGGTCACCATGTTAGCTAACTTTCTCCCTTCTTTAGGACTTATGGATGACAAAGAGCTTCTAATGAACATTGTGGCCTTAGCTATCCTcttgataactattgttgtaaatATGGGGATCCAAATTTATTTGTCATCATACTGGGTTGCATACCTTATTTATATACTTCCCCTTCTAATTCTATGGCCATTTTCGGTAGCTTTGACAGTTCCATCAATGAGAAAAAAGTTAGAACACAGGTATAATGAGTCACAACAACTAGTTTCAATTCATCAAGAGAAAATGTTTTCCGCTGAGGAACTCAAACTTTATGTTAAAAAGTACTGGATGATGACAGAAACTCGAAACCTTCAGTTTGTAATTGCTTGCTCACCAGTTTCTTCTGCCTTTGGGGTTATATGTGTACTCTTTGCTTTGAATTCAAGTTATGATTTAACATATGTTATAAACTTCAAAGAATATGATTATCAGTATGAAGGTTCGGACTATAAGTGGTCACTCATGATAATTCATATCGTGCAGTTAGTTGGGGTTGTTGTAGGCAGTATTGCACCGATTTTAAGATGTTTCACGTCTATCGGTCATTATAGCCTCTCAAAGAAATTAAGCAAGAACCATTTAAACGTGTTCCGGGTTGAAAAACACTGGATCGAAAGGCTTCAACAGTGGAAACGTAACCATGTTCATTCACATATTCCAGGCCGTTATTTGAAGATCGTTTTTCATTATGTAAAAAACGCCTTTTTAAACTTCTGTTTAGCACTTCATATTGTGGTTCTGGTAATATGTAAAACAATAGTTCTTGTTCCACGAGCTTTTCTTATCTTACTTTCCTGTTGTTGGTATTTATTTAAGTCCGTTTTGGAATGGCTTAAGAAGGTGGCAACCACGTCTAATGGCAACATGAGCTCAGAAATAGAAGAATATGCTAGATATGTTATCCACATTGAGGAGGAGGCAAAACTTTCAAAAAGAATATTAAGAAATACGCTTCGTTCTATAACGGAACTTCTTAATGCAGAAAAGGAGCCGCGTAATCTTTTGATGCTTTTAGAGAAATCTAAAGGATTCATTGGAGTAGTAGAGTTTGACAATGACCTAGTTCAACCTTTATATCCAGAAGAAACCCACAATTGTTGGAGCCTTGTAGTAGTAACATTGACAACAATTGCCATTGCACTTCCTAACATTGCAAATGGTCATTTCAAGGGGCTTCTTGCCGGCATGAGTGAAGGCCTCAAGATTGTAAGACATATTGAAGATTGTCTCGACGCAGATGGTGAACTAGTAAGTGCAATAAAATCGGCAAGAAGGGTGTGGAAAGAAGTTGAAGTATACCGCAAATGGCTAAAAATCGATCTTCAAAATAAGGCTCACGAAGATAAAACATCTAAAGAGATCCTTAAATGGTTGGGAGATGAAGGAGAAAAAATTATGAAAAGGTTTATGAGTAACAAAAAGTCAAGTATAGATCGTTCGCCTTATAAGTTCGTACTTGCAAGTTCCATGTACAGGATTAGCACGAGCATTCTATTGCACTTAAATGCACAAGAAATCTCGTTGAATGATGAAGACCTTTTCGAATGGATATCAACTATAATTGCTGATATTTTATTCGCATGCTTTACCAACTTACCACGTGTCATAAAAATGAAGTGTCACCACAATGAAATAGAGAAAAGGGGAGATAACATCCGGATTGCAGCTCAACTTCTTGGTAAGTCTAAAGAGATTCTTAAGATTCTTGAAGCACGTACACTTCCTAACATAGATCAAGACTCGATGGCATACATTGATAAGTGGCGTGTACTTCCCAAGATTCAACTAACCAACGGTGGTGCTTCTACAAATGAGATATACCAAGATCATCATGTTGTGGAGCTCTTGGCTGGCGTGTGA